A single region of the Silene latifolia isolate original U9 population chromosome 8, ASM4854445v1, whole genome shotgun sequence genome encodes:
- the LOC141595591 gene encoding uncharacterized protein LOC141595591: MTGMVNSVVADWFIGQPCKWNEELLRQFLYEFEVREIIKIPLCSIHEADTLAWAHTKNGIYTVKSGYHFIREQKRLEIGGGEASSNSDIWTKIWRTKLPPKILSFIWRACKGALPCGLNVQKRVSEADPTCQRCLKDNETETHALLGCPFALNLWGKGGMEEMVTEEGVVCSLVAWVERVLRCHRGEEACKCLVLLWASWNYRNAAYHGVLSTEPMLFVEKALSFWVAWKQVQPSEVSSRLVQQERVAWIPPRNGQWKLNVDAAVFGDAGCGLGMVVHDYQGKVERMGVQQVRDKWCPEVAEAMAAEFGLLTAKQMGLDNVVLESDCLTLITMLKSKSFPNNYFGRAGKKVLDLASSFSCICFNFTRRDGNVVAHELAHLVPLDFSTRYWVGSIPERVEPFVVVDSLAIPN; this comes from the coding sequence ATGACTGGTATGGTGAATAGTGTGGTAGCGGATTGGTTTATTGGACAGCCGTGTAAGTGGAATGAGGAATTACTCCGTCAATTTTTATATGAGTTCGAAGTCCGGGAGATTATCAAAATTCCCCTGTGTTCTATTCATGAGGCTGATACACTGGCATGGGCGCACACTAAGAATGGTATCTACACTGTGAAATCGGGATATCACTTTATTCGTGAGCAAAAACGCCTAGAGATCGGTGGTGGGGAGGCTAGCTCGAACTCTGATATTTGGACGAAAATATGGAGAACAAAACTGCCGCCAAAAATTCTAAGTTTCATCTGGAGAGCATGTAAGGGTGCGCTTCCCTGTGGCCTTAATGTCCAAAAACGGGTCTCAGAAGCTGACCCGACATGCCAGCGATGCTTGAAGGATAATGAAACTGAAACTCATGCTTTGTTGGGTTGCCCGTTTGCTTTGAATTTATGGGGAAAGGGTGGAATGGAGGAGATGGTCACCGAGGAGGGGGTCGTTTGTTCCCTTGTTGCGTGGGTGGAGCGTGTTCTGAGGTGCCATAGGGGAGAGGAAGCTTGTAAATGCTTGGTCTTGCTATGGGCGAGCTGGAACTATCGAAACGCGGCTTATCATGGGGTTTTGAGCACGGAACCTATGCTCTTTGTTGAGAAAGCTTTGAGCTTTTGGGTAGCCTGGAAACAGGTCCAACCGTCTGAGGTTTCTAGCCGTCTGGTACAGCAGGAGAGGGTGGCCTGGATACCTCCGAGAAACGGGCAGTGGAAGCTGAATGTTGATGCGGCTGTGTTCGGTGATGCGGGGTGTGGTTTGGGGATGGTTGTTCACGATTACCAGGGAAAGGTGGAGCGTATGGGGGTTCAACAGGTGCGTGATAAATGGTGTCCTGAAGTTGCAGAAGCTATGGCCGCGGAGTTTGGGTTGTTGACGGCTAAACAGATGGGGTTGGATAATGTCGTCCTTGAGTCGGATTGTCTGACGCTGATTACTATGCTTAAGTCGAAGTCCTTCCCGAATAATTACTTTGGTCGGGCTGGGAAAAAGGTCTTGGACTTAGCTAGTTCCTTTAGTTGTATTTGTTTTAATTTCACTCGTAGAGATGGAAATGTTGTAGCGCACGAATTGGCCCACCTAGTACCGCTTGATTTCTCTACGCGATATTGGGTTGGTTCGATTCCGGAGCGTGTGGAACCGTTTGTTGTTGTGGACTCTTTGGCTATTCCTAATTAA
- the LOC141595590 gene encoding protein FAR1-RELATED SEQUENCE 5-like, translating to MDDEDDDDVIIHQGLTDKSKGTDYSKSLLGTTAEKWEEIYEMYRKHSHGVGFNIRKATSGRANGPGTPEVERYFVCSCEGKHGNGSSLGPNGLPHVATSHLRNAAVTRCECKAGLRSQLNEDGHWEVLQHITEHNHALTPTQWQQHRRSERRISDAEAEIIKAMTEAFVAPSVQYKVAAAAAGGDVFVGHSKRDHINFIHRLKIKAIEGDDAATLINLLTRRQFEDLGFFFRVQFNEEGRLCHLFWCDSMMREDYRL from the exons ATGGatgacgaagatgacgatgatgtcATAATTCATCAAGGGTTGACGGATAAGAGTAAAG GTACTGATTATTCGAAATCACTATTGGGAACGACAGCAGAAAAATGGGAAGAGATCTACGAGATGTACCGGAAACACTCACATGGGGTTGGTTTCAACATTAGAAAAGCAACTTCTGGCAGAGCAAACGGGCCTGGCACACCCGAAGTCGAGAGATACTTTGTATGCTCATGTGAAGGAAAACATGGGAATGGTAGTAGTCTAGGTCCGAATGGTTTACCCCATGTTGCAACTAGCCATCTGAGGAACGCTGCAGTCACTCGGTGTGAATGCAAGGCTGGACTGAGGTCACAATTAAACGAGGATGGGCATTGGGAGGTACTGCAACATATCACTGAACACAACCATGCTTTAACCCCCACGCAGTGGCAGCAGCATCGTCGATCGGAAAGGAGAATAAGCGATGCCGAGGCAGAGATTATAAAGGCTATGACAGAAGCATTTGTCGCCCCCTCTGTTCAGTACAAGGTGGCAGCTGCTGCAGCGGGCGGTGATGTATTTGTTGGACACTCGAAGAGAGATCATATCAATTTTATACATAGGTTGAAGATCAAAGCGATTGAGGGCGATGATGCAGCCACACTTATTAATCTTTTGACTAGAAGACAATTTGAGGATCTGGGGTTCTTCTTCCGTGTGCAATTCAATGAAGAAGGGAGACTATGTCATCTTTTCTGGTGTGACTCGATGATGAGGGAGGACTATCGATTGTAG